The Tripterygium wilfordii isolate XIE 37 chromosome 4, ASM1340144v1, whole genome shotgun sequence genome has a window encoding:
- the LOC119996924 gene encoding uncharacterized protein LOC119996924, translating into MECFGCGNLGHKWADCTSARRGRSQARTQQQQSQIQHALTQGRVFALGHPNFVGGTFLVSNCLVRVLFDSGATTSFTSTSLANSLELDVSPIRYMFAMTSPFGYTTSLEGWAERIVCRFGEIELMADLYVLDFKNFDVDWLTKHRAMIDFWMRRVTLNVPGASLTISASCGNVVKPIPVVEEFIDVFSEDLSRIPLRREIEFTIELVSDTKPISIAPY; encoded by the exons ATGGAATGTTTTGGATGTGGCAATCTAGGCCACAAGTGGGCGGATT GCACCTCTGCTAGGAGAGGACGATCACAGGCCAGGACACAGCAGCAGCAGTCACAGATTCAACATGCATTGACTCAAGGGAGAGTATTTGCCTTAGGGCACCCAAACTTTGTTGGAGGTACTTTtcttgtctcaaattgtttagtGAGAGTATTGTTTGACTCTGGTGCCACAACATCTTTTACTTCTACATCATTGGCAAATTCACTAGAGTTAGATGTGTCCCCGATAAGATATATGTTTGCAATGACTTCTCCGTTTGGGTACACCACTTCACTAGAAGGGTGGGCGGAAAGAATTGTGTGTAGGTTTGGTGAGATAGAATTGATGGCGGATCTATATGTCCTTGATTTTAAGAACTTTGATGTGGATTGGTTGACAAAGCATAGGGCTATGATTGATTTCTGGATGCGGAGGGTCACTCTGAATGTACCTGGAG CGAGCTTGACCATTTCAGCATCGTGTGGCAATGTGGTGAAGCCGATACCAGTGGTTGAGGAATTTATTGATGTATTTTCGGAGGACTTGTCGAGGATACCACTAAGGAGAGAGATAGAGTTTACTATTGAGTTGGTTTCAGACACCAAACCAATTTCTATTGCTCCTTACTGA